One Betta splendens chromosome 5, fBetSpl5.4, whole genome shotgun sequence genomic window, CAGGCCTGCGCAGTATTAAGAATtaaatgagtgttttttttcactgtgATGCTTGTCATTAGATAATTCAGCACATTCTCAGTTCAtcactgttaaaaaaacaagatcAAAAACATTCGAACCCGAAAGGTACGATTGTTTTTCATACCAAATATTTTTCGTTTTTTCCTGTGTAGGATCTTGTTGAAATATTCTTTTCCGTCTTTACATCGATGCCAGTCAGATACTACGACTGAGCCGGTAGCAGGATTTTGGCTCATGTTGGCTAATAATAGGTTACTTTGCCCAACGGCTCTCAGATCACTGTTGATAGGTAGCCATGCTAACAACGGTAAGTTGTTTTTGTTACTATCAATGAGTCGCAACCGGCTTTATTAAGAACAATGCGTTTTAAAATCATCTGTAGTCGCTAAAAAAACACGTCTAGCACTAGCAGCTATCAACTTCCGTAAACTTAAGCGTCTCTTGACAACGGCCTACGTCACTTCCGTTTGTGTTGCCTTCATGCACTACAAATACTATTGTTATCGAAAATTTTAATAATATAGATTGAATTTGATTACATGAAACACAACGAGACGAGTGTTTTTTTAAGGACTGTTGTCTTGTGTGTATTAAAGGTCTCGTTATAATTCTATACTTTTCgctttaaagaaaataaagccAGGAGGCCTTGTGTTTCACTTCCAGACTGGACATTGCCATATTTCCGATGCTACGTAAACTGTTTAGTCACATATTTCTTAATGACCTCTAGAGGTCGCTGAACGCCGGAGTTCTACAGATTTAGGGTTAGAGTCACTGGTGTGGTGTTGCGGGAATAAAGACGAAAGGAAAAACACCGACTatgttttactttaaaataagaaacagaGGGACAAAACATCACAACCTTTTTAACATATCTTATGGGCACTGATGGTCAGGAGCCCACTGCCCTCTGTCAACAGAGTCAGAGACATAGGGTCCATATCTGATGGAAGTTTGCATCTGTGGGAAAATGTGTTTATGACGGAGCCATCTTCTCCCAGCTGCATGACAAGACACAAAACGTGAGAAATTAGTTATTTCACTTTGGCCCATGTGTAATGATAATTAAACCTTTACAAGGGTCGAACATTTATAATACCTCCCAAGGCAGGATGTGCTTTTTACTGctagttttatttcatttagcccaagagagagacacaaatgATACGTTAGGATTTGAAAGTTTTATGAAGTAACATCCTTTAACGCCAGCATCTGTGCTTTAGTAGTTTCTTTGCCTTCTGACTGTATGACTCACCTTCTCAGCACGAACCTCTATGAGGTTGTTAGAGGATGTGACGATAACGTCCTCTGGGGAAAATTCACTCACATCAAGTGTGAACTGGAAGACATCCCCGACGACCTGAATCCTTCCTGTCGGATATGGATGACctaaaacatttcaaacatgaTGCGTTTTGTTAATCATGCATGACGTCATATGGTCCTTTGTTCGCCTGTAAAGTTGGCTTCTCTACTTGTTTGCAGGGATGGTggtcctccagcttcctccatgCAGGCTGCACAGGTGGGTTGCTTCTTGACCGGTGTCGGCTCACAATCCAGCAAAGCAGAGGTTTAATAAGGTCTTTACGCATCCAATAAAACCTCTGACTTTTATAGGCTACTGAGCGCTGGTGGGAGTCACTGGGCGTGGGAGTGGATGTGATGTGATCGGACCTCCTGATGATTCCCCTGAGTTGGAACATGACACAGAATCTAGACATTTAATGTGTTGGAACTGTTTGTGAACCGTTGTCAAGGGGTCCTGCATTTCGAGCCGCACCCTTGGCTGGGAGCGAGAGTGTTTGTGTTAGTGTGAGAACGGGTGCGGAGAGGAAGGAATAATTATCACCTGTGATATTAAATGAACTGTAACCCTCAAGCTTAATACCAGCAATACAATACGGTGCTACTCAAGTGCCTTTTAGGAAACCTTTGTGTTAATGAGCCTTTTAATGTTAAGTCAAATGGATCTGCTACTGTGCCAACAGGTTTCCTCTGTAAACCTCACGCAGGTTAAACATCAT contains:
- the LOC114856066 gene encoding heat shock protein beta-7-like produces the protein MEEAGGPPSLQTSHPYPTGRIQVVGDVFQFTLDVSEFSPEDVIVTSSNNLIEVRAEKLGEDGSVINTFSHRCKLPSDMDPMSLTLLTEGSGLLTISAHKIC